One genomic window of Methanomassiliicoccus sp. includes the following:
- a CDS encoding flavodoxin has product MRTLVTYMSLSGNTRKLADTIYANIDGPKDLQELSEVQNLEDYDLVFVGFPVHQFGAPEAVKEFVEKNAKGRNIALFVTHAMPPGMDMLKGIMMKCQAPFAAARVLGVYDCQGELAEKVALSLMSSPNPQLQEFGRMRAMTLGHPDAAEVTRAGEFARSIVAMASTE; this is encoded by the coding sequence ATGAGGACATTGGTAACCTACATGTCGCTGAGCGGCAACACCAGGAAGCTCGCGGACACGATCTACGCGAACATCGACGGACCCAAGGACCTCCAGGAGCTGAGCGAGGTCCAGAACCTGGAGGACTACGACCTGGTGTTCGTCGGGTTCCCGGTTCACCAGTTCGGCGCGCCGGAGGCGGTGAAGGAGTTCGTGGAGAAGAACGCCAAGGGAAGGAACATCGCGCTGTTCGTGACCCATGCCATGCCCCCGGGGATGGACATGCTCAAGGGGATAATGATGAAGTGCCAGGCCCCCTTCGCCGCAGCCCGCGTCCTGGGGGTCTACGACTGCCAGGGAGAGCTCGCCGAGAAAGTGGCCCTGTCGCTCATGAGCAGCCCCAACCCCCAGCTTCAGGAGTTCGGGAGGATGCGGGCTATGACCCTAGGCCACCCTGATGCCGCTGAGGTCACCAGAGCAGGGGAGTTCGCGCGCAGCATAGTGGCCATGGCCTCCACGGAGTGA